A single Eubalaena glacialis isolate mEubGla1 chromosome 18, mEubGla1.1.hap2.+ XY, whole genome shotgun sequence DNA region contains:
- the LOC133077681 gene encoding F-box only protein 27-like translates to MDNSTSGGLPARVPAWGPETEELLGLSQLPTELLEMVLSHDTPSHMLGRCRRVCWRWRALVDCQALTCLPPANDPRPCILGRFCERRPIGRNLLLNPKGLEVLQKSMVVHGCGALAMEENWEAMPRAPLQICFQSAYRWCHKKKQVLDLEKEGFWPELLDSGKMEVCVSDWWAGRQGTDNIYHLIIQLLDANQSVLDHFSSVPMPIRQWRSNVSFEVNDVFSNFKKGVRFVSCEHWVQDMEFLSEHYGVYLPNSSVIVWVCLSCGSRAW, encoded by the exons ATGGACAACTCGACCTCTGGGGGCCTGCCCGCCCGAGTCCCCGCTTGGGGGCCCGAAACCGAGGAGCTGCTGGGTCTGAGCCAACTGCCCACGGAGCTGCTCGAGATGGTGCTGAGCCACGACACGCCCTCACACATGCTCGGGCGCTGCCGCCGGGTGTGCTGGCGCTGGCGCGCCCTGGTGGACTGCCAGGCCCT CACCTGCCTGCCCCCTGCCAACGACCCCAGGCCCTGCATCCTGGGCCGCTTCTGCGAGCGCAGACCCATAGGACGCAATCTCCTCCTGAACCCCAAGGGCCTAG AAGTCCTCCAGAAATCGATGGTTGTGCACGGTTGTGGTGCCCTGGCTATGGAGGAAAACTGGGAGGCCATGCCTAGGGCCCCTTTGCAGATCTGCTTCCAGTCTGCCTACAG GTGGTGTCACAAAAAGAAGCAAGTGTTGGACCTGGAGAAGGAGGGATTTTGGCCAGAACTCCTGGATAGTGGAAAGATGGAGGTTTGTGTCTCTGACTG GTGGGCTGGCCGACAAGGCACTGACAATATATATCATCTAATTATCCAACTTCTAGATGCCAACCAGTCCGTCCTGGATCATTTCTCTTCTGTGCCTATGCCCATTCGGCAGTGGAGAAGCAATGTCTCCTTTGAG GTCAACGATGTGTTCTCCAACTTCAAGAAGGGCGTCCGCTTTGTGTCTTGTGAACACTGGGTCCAGGACATGGAGTTCTTGTCTGAACATTATGGAGTCTATCTGCCCAACTCCAGTGTAATTGTGTGGGTCTGTCTGTCCTG TGGCAGCCGAGCCTGGTGA
- the LOC133077680 gene encoding F-box only protein 27-like has product MGASASRNWLVGVSALEPEPEEALGLGQLPTELLEMVLSHVPPHVLLGRCRRVCRRWRDLVDCQALWLSILARDHAALSPVLRTCLPPADDPRPCVLGRFCELRPIGRNLLRNPKGEGGEPRKGVLLKGAGRKGRMRGALGLRGGYHKKQVLDLEKEGFWPELLDSGKIEICVSDWRKDQQRTDCIYQLTVRLLDANQAILDHFSPLPFPIWKWRNSVSPRVSHVFSNLKKGVRFVSFECRIWDLEFRNEQYGISVTNSSVIVQVCLS; this is encoded by the exons ATGGGTGCCTCGGCTTCCAGGAACTGGCTAGTCGGTGTTTCCGCGCTGGAGCCTGAACCCGAGGAAGCGCTGGGTCTGGGCCAGCTGCCCACGGAGCTGCTCGAGATGGTGCTGAGCCACGTGCCCCCTCACGTGCTGCTCGGGCGCTGCCGCCGGGTGTGCCGGCGCTGGCGCGACCTGGTGGACTGCCAGGCCCTGTGGCTGAGCATCCTGGCCCGAGACCACGCCGCCCTGTCACCCGTCCTCCGCACCTGCCTGCCCCCCGCCGACGACCCCAGGCCCTGCGTCCTGGGCCGCTTCTGCGAGCTCCGACCCATAGGACGCAACCTCCTCCGGAACCCCAAGGGCGAAGGTGGGGAGCCCAGGAAAGGGGTCCTCCTCAAGGGAGCCGGTAGGAAGGGTCGGATGCGGGGGGCGCTTGGACTCCGTGG TGGGTATCACAAGAAGCAAGTGTTGGACCTGGAGAAGGAGGGCTTCTGGCCGGAACTCCTGGATAGTGGAAAGATTGAGATTTGTGTCTCTGACTG GCGGAAGGACCAACAAAGAACTGACTGTATATATCAGCTAACTGTCCGACTTCTAGATGCCAACCAGGCCATCCTGGatcatttctctcctttgccttttCCCATCTGGAAGTGGAGAAACAGCGTCTCTCCTCGG GTCAGCCACGTGTTCTCCAACCTCAAGAAGGGCGTTCGCTTTGTGTCTTTTGAATGCCGCATCTGGGACTTGGAATTCAGAAATGAGCAGTATGGAATCTCTGTGACGAATTCCAGTGTCATCGTGCAGGTCTGTCTGTCCTAG